A region of Plutella xylostella chromosome 29, ilPluXylo3.1, whole genome shotgun sequence DNA encodes the following proteins:
- the LOC125490957 gene encoding mitochondrial cardiolipin hydrolase-like translates to MAWKSVKVLLASTATIAVASQVVKKLYKYFTTKESTRLDGTENDTCSEAVNIKYREINDVILFSDNVVRHTIRVPPNRDVTVCEGREQNCFKLIRYIKSARETMDVCMYLITSNEIAEQIIRLGQRHVLVRIIVDSEMALSPPSQIKRLKEYSFIQVQTSNKSVLMHHKFCVIDGPNAIKRKNILKSYAEKLNIHVSATQTSTQLKPKPSKAFVMSGSLNWSTQAMVSNCESVIVTSNANIVSKFEKEFDSLWTENEPAFK, encoded by the exons ATGGCCTGGAAAAGTGTGAAGGTCTTACTAGCTTCTACAGCTACAATCGCTGTTGCTTCACAAGTGGTAAAAAAgttatataagtatttcacAACCAAAGAAAGTACACGCTTAGATGGGACAGAAAATGATACATGCAGTGAAGCCGtgaatataaaatatcgtgaaataaatgatgtgaTATTATTTTCTGACAACGTCGTTCGTCACACTATAAGAGTTCCTCCGAATAGAGATGTAACAGTGTGTGAGGGTCGAGAGCAAAATTGCTTTAAACTCATCAGATACATCAAGTCTGCACGTGAAACAATGGATGTATGCATGTACTTGATTACTAGCAATGAAATAGCAGAGCAGATTATTAGATTGGGACAGCGACATGTACTGGTCAGAATAATTGTCGATAGTGAAATGGCCCTCAGCCCTCCCTCGCAAATCAAGAGGCTGAAAGAATACA gtttTATCCAAGTACAAACCAGCAATAAATCAGTGTTGATGCATCATAAATTTTGCGTCATTGACGGGCCCAATGCCATAAAAAGGAAGAACATTTTAAAATCTTACGCTGAGAAGTTAAACATTCACGTTTCAGCGACGCAAACATCGACACAACTGAAACCTAAGCCATCAAAAGCATTTGTCATGTCTGGTTCTTTAAACTGGTCTACTCAAGCTATGGTATCAAACTGTGAAAGTGTCATTGTAACTTCTAACGCAAACATTGTTAGTAAATTTGAAAAAGAGTTCGATAGCTTGTGGACTGAAAATGAACCG gCCTTCAAATAA
- the LOC125488486 gene encoding lysosomal alpha-glucosidase-like, translated as MPKIPYKPDKTGDDDEDYEIVSFEDFCDKSPGSKTDLLTLNDNINYRLCYESDKGSKAEDEGEPSGKDAQELRETSLGGGKNVSWKRRGSSSFAPFGRHNATNNKGSLFSGVVPKPKNEGESSREHRYQRFSAQATFYQRLVEFWQQCGSTLILMALVGVLCVAVWVGVVSLVGAGGDQHYRKLWERAHHADLLAAAAAATTEKPTPEHHYHDHNNLSTKNKLNITDKYRKKPELNKKSYMERPLATLNGLCSKVTMDRRFDCFPQDGASEEGCIKRGCCWNATTTKYGSLGKPYCFYPPDYDTFHFVNMSETRHGISVCLERMRPSGYPGDFDLVNMDFKYLSNGALQIKIYDAENKRFVPPYPEIPLVTGPINNLKYRVVVESATVGFKVIRNDDNVTILDSQNVGGMILSDKFLQMSTLLPTNKIYGIGERQGPLRVDMNWQVYTIFNSDSVPVENTPLYGSHPFHLGLEDSGKSHGMVLLNSNAMDIVTQPTPALTYRTIGGILNFLLVLGDAPNEVLAEYTALVGRPAMPPYWALGFHLCKFNYGSLNVTRDVWQKNRDAGLPFDVQWNDLDYMSNSNDFTYDTARFAGLPQFVRALHRQHMHYVVLIDPGISSSEKPGEYPPFDRGLELDIFIKNSSNMPFVGKVWNKQTTVWPDFTHPSAQAYWLEMLKSLHDQVPFDGAWIDMNEPSNFLSGPMYGHCEPEDLPYVPHGIRGDGLKTKTLCMDAKHYAGSHYDWHNLYSITESIATNFAMTELRGSRPFIISRSTFVGSGRHAGHWSGDVASAWHDMRMSIPEMLAFSLFGVPLMGADICGFRGNTTVELCTRWMQLGAFYPFSRNHNSDTSIPQDPASLGPVVLEASIRILRVRYSLLPLYYTLFWRAKDSGATVARPLFAEFPTDPLTHDIDTQFMIGPSIMIAPILQPNTTSTQAYLPGDLPWLVLTTEKKVPNKYATIHEHGTVLVRPGSIVPLQTPSPRVPVSTYTTRSEPLQLAVLEDSSGKAYGELYWDDGDSLISGPVSTYTTRSEPLQLIVLEDSTGKAYGELYWDDGDSLNSYEEKKYSHIEFYKQSTSVNSAVQWWGYGVPTVNNITIYSIEYPVKAVELNDQPCKKPLCEFSYDAKDHILRVYNMNLSLDKPFSLTWTNKNSYPKLIVPNGGGHLAMVNETVVDCRYADCTEIKKR; from the exons ATGCCGAAAATACCTTACAAACCGGACAAAACCGGCGACGACGATGAGGACTACGAGATAGTGTCCTTCGAAGATTTCTGCGACAAGTCTCCGGGCTCGAAGACCGATTTGTTGACTTTGAATGACAATATCAACTATCGGCTATGTTATGAGAGCGATAAGGGCTCTAAAGCTGAGGACGAGGGTGAGCCGTCGGGTAAAGACGCCCAGGAGTTGAGGGAGACGTCCCTGGGCGGAGGGAAGAATGTGTCGTGGAAGAGGAGAGGGTCGTCATCCTTCGCGCCTTTCGGAAGGCACAATGCTACTAACAACAAGGGGTCACTCTTCAGTGGTGTTGTCCCTAAGCCGAAGAATGAGGGCGAATCGTCCAGAGAGCATAG ATACCAGCGGTTCTCGGCCCAAGCCACCTTCTACCAGCGTTTGGTGGAGTTCTGGCAGCAGTGTGGCTCGACGCTGATCCTCATGGCGCTAGTCGGGGTGCTCTGTGTGGCGGTGTGGGTGGGCGTGGTGTCTCTGGTTGGCGCGGGTGGTGACCAGCATTACAGGAAGCTGTGGGAGCGAGCGCATCATGCGGATCTGCTGGCTGCTGCTGCCGCTGCTACTACGGAAAAG CCTACCCCAGAGCATCACTACCACGATCACAACAATCTGAGTACAAAGAACAAATTGAATATAACAGACAAGTACAGAAAGAAACCCGAACTGAACAAGAAGAGTTATATGGAGCGACCTCTGGCTACCCTGAATGGGTTGTGTTCAAAAGTCACTATGGATCGACGCTTCGATTGTTTTCCACAAGATGGAGCCAGTGAGGAAGGGTGTATTAAAAGAG GTTGCTGCTGGAACGCCACCACAACTAAATACGGATCCCTCGGCAAACCATACTGCTTCTACCCGCCGGACTACGACACATTCCACTTCGTGAACATGAGTGAGACCCGGCACGGCATATCCGTGTGCCTGGAGAGAATGCGTCCGTCCGGGTATCCGGGCGACTTTGATCTGGTCAACATGGACTTTAAGTATCTGTCTAATGGGGCGCTGCAGATTAAG ATATACGACGCAGAGAACAAGCGCTTCGTGCCCCCCTACCCCGAGATCCCGCTGGTGACGGGGCCCATCAACAATCTCAAGTACAGAGTAGTAGTCGAGAGTGCCACGGTGGGGTTCAAGGTCATCAGGAATGACGATAATGTTACCAT attgGATAGCCAAAATGTTGGTGGAATGATTCTCTCGGACAAATTCCTGCAAATGTCGACGTTATTGCCTACGAACAAGATCTACGGTATCGGTGAGAGACAGGGCCCGTTGCGAGTCGATATGAACTGGCAAGTTTATACGATATTCAACTCTGACAGTGTGCCGGTGgaaaat ACCCCGCTATACGGATCTCATCCGTTCCACCTCGGGCTTGAAGACTCTGGCAAGAGCCATGGCATGGTGCTTCTCAACTCTAATGCTATGG ACATAGTAACCCAACCAACTCCAGCACTAACCTACAGAACTATCGGGGGCATACTCAACTTCCTGCTAGTGCTGGGGGACGCCCCCAACGAGGTGCTGGCCGAGTACACGGCGCTGGTGGGACGCCCCGCGATGCCGCCGTACTGGGCTCTTGGGTTTCATTTGTGCAA ATTCAACTATGGCAGTCTAAACGTGACACGAGATGTATGGCAGAAGAACAGAGACGCTGGACTACCTTTC GACGTGCAATGGAACGATCTCGACTACATGTCCAACTCGAACGACTTCACATACGACACCGCGCGCTTCGCCGGCCTGCCGCAGTTCGTGCGCGCGCTGCACCGACAACACATGCACTATGTCGTGCTTATCG ACCCTGGCATCAGTAGTTCCGAGAAGCCCGGTGAATACCCTCCGTTCGACCGCGGGTTAGAGCTCGACATCTTCATCAAAAACTCCAGCAATATGCCCTTTGTGGGGAAG GTATGGAACAAGCAAACCACAGTATGGCCGGACTTCACTCACCCGAGCGCGCAGGCGTACTGGCTGGAGATGCTCAAGTCTCTGCACGACCAGGTGCCCTTCGACGGCGCTTGGATC GACATGAACGAGCCGTCCAACTTCTTGTCCGGTCCCATGTACGGACACTGCGAGCCGGAAGATCTGCCCTACGTACCACACGGCATTAGAGGAGATG GCCTGAAGACCAAAACCCTGTGCATGGACGCTAAACACTACGCGGGCTCGCACTACGACTGGCACAACCTGTACTCCATCACGGAATCTATCGCCACCAACTT CGCAATGACCGAGCTCCGCGGCTCGCGTCCGTTCATAATCTCCCGCTCCACGTTCGTGGGCAGCGGGCGCCACGCCGGCCACTGGAGCGGCGACGTGGCCAGCGCCTGGCACGACATGCGCATGTCTATACCcg AAATGCTAGCGTTCTCGCTGTTCGGGGTTCCGTTGATGGGCGCGGACATCTGCGGGTTCCGTGGTAATACTACGGTTGAACTCTGCACGCGATGGATGCAGCTCGGCGCTTTCTACCCGTTCTCGAGGAACCATAATTCAGATACCAGCATT CCGCAAGACCCAGCCAGCCTCGGCCCGGTAGTACTAGAAGCCAGCATACGAATACTCCGAGTTCGCTACTCCCTGTTGCCTCTGTACTACACTCTGTTCTGGCGTGCCAAGGATAGTGGTGCCACCGTCGCGCGCCCGCTGTTCGCTGA ATTCCCCACCGACCCGCTAACTCACGACATCGACACTCAGTTCATGATCGGCCCCAGCATCATGATCGCACCCATCCTGCAGCCCAACACCACTAGCACTCAG GCGTACCTACCTGGCGATCTGCCGTGGCTGGTCTTGACGACGGAGAAGAAAGTACCTAACAAATACGCAACTATTCACGAACACGGAACTGTACTTGTGCGG CCGGGCTCAATAGTCCCTCTCCAGACGCCGTCGCCTCGCGTGCCCGTGTCCACCTACACGACCCGGAGCGAGCCGCTGCAACTTGCAGTACTGGAGGACAGTAGCGGCAAGGCTTATGGGGAGTTGTATTGGGACGATGGAGATAGTTTGA TAAGTGGTCCCGTCTCCACCTACACGACGCGGAGCGAGCCGCTGCAGCTGATAGTGTTAGAAGATAGCACCGGCAAGGCTTATGGCGAGTTGTATTGGGACGATGGAGATAGTTTGA ATAGCTACGAGGAAAAAAAGTACAGTCACATCGAATTCTACAAGCAATCGACTTCGGTCAACAGTGCAGTGCAGTGGTGGGGCTATGGAGTGCCCACAGTCAATAACATTACCATCTATAGCATAGAATACCCAGTTAAAGCCGTCGAGCTAAACGACCAACCATGCAAGAAACCGCTGTGCGAATTCTCATACGATGCTAAAGATCATATTCTAAGAGTGTACAACATGAACTTATCTTTAGATAAGCCATTCTCGCTGACTTGGACAAATAAGAATAGTTATCCCAAGCTTATTGTACCCAATGGCGGTGGTCATCTTGCCATGGTCAATGAGACAGTCGTAGACTGCAGATATGCTGATTGTACTGAAATTAAAAAGCGATGA
- the LOC105385768 gene encoding glycine cleavage system H protein, mitochondrial has translation MALQRYFIHASKQYMSRCCVLQTNLKQSYCELRHKYSTKPVARQYTDRHEWVVIDNGVGTVGISKYAQEALGDVVFAQLPEPGAQFKAGDECGALESVKAASEVYSPVSGTVTEKNKNVEDKPGLINSSCYDEGWLFKISLSDNEEIKNLMSEEQYNKYLETDVEKDH, from the coding sequence ATGGCGTTGCAAAGATACTTCATCCACGCGTCAAAGCAGTACATGTCCAGGTGTTGTGTCCTGCAGACCAACCTGAAGCAGTCATACTGTGAACTGCGGCACAAATACAGTACGAAACCTGTAGCTAGACAATACACAGACCGCCACGAGTGGGTAGTCATAGACAACGGAGTCGGCACGGTGGGCATTAGCAAATACGCACAAGAAGCACTAGGAGACGTGGTGTTCGCTCAACTGCCGGAGCCAGGTGCTCAGTTCAAGGCTGGAGATGAATGTGGAGCCCTAGAAAGTGTGAAAGCTGCTAGTGAAGTCTACTCACCAGTAAGTGGTACTGTAACTGAGAAGAATAAGAATGTAGAAGACAAACCTGGTCTCATCAACTCATCCTGCTATGATGAGGGTTGGTTGTTTAAAATAAGCCTATCCGATAATGAGGAAATTAAGAACCTAATGTCAGAAGAACAGTATAACAAATATCTGGAAACTGATGTTGAGAAGGATCACTAA